A part of Arachis hypogaea cultivar Tifrunner chromosome 12, arahy.Tifrunner.gnm2.J5K5, whole genome shotgun sequence genomic DNA contains:
- the LOC112728934 gene encoding ACT domain-containing protein ACR10-like isoform X1, with protein MGILHDDVVIFREAEKEGDPTVITVNCPDKTGLGSDLCRIILFFGLSIVRGDVSTDGKWCYIVLWVVGKENTRWSLLKKRLIGACPSCSSASGISYYSSDFHPPKPPHVFLLKFNCYDRKGLLHDVTEALCELELVIKKVKVSTTPDGKVMDLFFITDTRELMHTEKRKEDTKEYLRGALKDAIIDIDIELVGPAADICSPASSFLLAAITDEETIGNRTLIRSDEVTITMDNTLSPAHTLVQIMCQNHKGLIYDIMRTLKDYNIQICYGRFYVKERGKCDIDLFIITKGDGKKIVDPKKQHSLSSRLRTELLHPVRVGVHSRGPDTELLVANPVELSGKGRPLVFYDITLALKMLQTCIFSAEIGRHVIGDREWEVYRILLDEGGEGLSLPRNKIEEGVWKMLMGWE; from the exons ATGGGAATATTGCATGATGATGTAGTGATATTCAGGGAGGCAGAGAAAGAAGGAGATCCAACAGTGATAACAGTGAACTGTCCTGACAAAACTGGTCTTGGTTCTGATCTGTGTCGAATCATACTCTTCTTTGGTCTTAGCATTGTAAGAGGAG ATGTGTCAACAGATGGGAAATGGTGTTACATAGTATTGTGGGTGGTTGGGAAAGAGAATACAAGATGGAGTTTGTTGAAGAAGAGGCTAATTGGGGCATGCCCTTCTTGTTCCTCAGCTTCTGGAATCTCTTATTACTCTTCTGATTTCCATCCACCTAAGCCTCCTCATGTCTTTCTTCTCAAGTTTAATTGCTATGATCGCAAAGGCCTTTTACATG ATGTTACAGAGGCTCTATGTGAACTAGAGCTTGTCATAAAGAAAGTGAAGGTATCTACTACACCTGATGGCAAAGTCATGGATCTCTTTTTCATCACAGACACAAG agAACTTATGCATActgaaaagagaaaggaagataCCAAAGAATATTTAAGAGGAGCATTGAAGGATGCCATCATTGATATAGACATTGAATTGGTAGGGCCGGCGGCGGATATTTGCTCGCCGGCATCATCGTTTCTTCTGGCGGCAATCACCGATGAAGAAACGATTGGAAACAGAACGCTAATACGGTCGGATGAAGTGACTATTACTATGGACAACACTCTTAGTCCTGCTCATACCCTTGTTCAAATCATGTGCCAAAATCACAAAGGTCTTATCTATGATATCATGAGAACTCTTAAGGACTACAACATTCAAATTTGTTATGGTAGATTCTATGTTAAAGAGAGAGGAAAATGTGACATTGAtttgttcatcatcacaaaaggagATGGGAAGAAGATTGTAGATCCGAAGAAGCAGCATTCTTTGTCGTCCCGGCTTAGGACGGAGCTACTCCATCCGGTCAGAGTAGGCGTCCATAGCCGGGGACCCGACACTGAGCTTCTCGTTGCCAATCCTGTCGAGTTGTCCGGCAAGGGACGTCCTCTCGTCTTCTACGACATTACTCTTGCTCTCAAAATGCTTCAAACTTGCATTTTTTCG GCTGAAATCGGAAGACATGTGATCGGAGACAGggaatgggaggtatacagaatCTTACTTGATGAAGGAGGAGAAGGGTTATCTCTTCCGAGGAACAAGATTGAAGAAGGAGTTTGGAAAATGCTGATGGGTTGGGAGTGA
- the LOC112728934 gene encoding ACT domain-containing protein ACR10-like isoform X2 — MGILHDDVVIFREAEKEGDPTVITVNCPDKTGLGSDLCRIILFFGLSIVRGDGKWCYIVLWVVGKENTRWSLLKKRLIGACPSCSSASGISYYSSDFHPPKPPHVFLLKFNCYDRKGLLHDVTEALCELELVIKKVKVSTTPDGKVMDLFFITDTRELMHTEKRKEDTKEYLRGALKDAIIDIDIELVGPAADICSPASSFLLAAITDEETIGNRTLIRSDEVTITMDNTLSPAHTLVQIMCQNHKGLIYDIMRTLKDYNIQICYGRFYVKERGKCDIDLFIITKGDGKKIVDPKKQHSLSSRLRTELLHPVRVGVHSRGPDTELLVANPVELSGKGRPLVFYDITLALKMLQTCIFSAEIGRHVIGDREWEVYRILLDEGGEGLSLPRNKIEEGVWKMLMGWE; from the exons ATGGGAATATTGCATGATGATGTAGTGATATTCAGGGAGGCAGAGAAAGAAGGAGATCCAACAGTGATAACAGTGAACTGTCCTGACAAAACTGGTCTTGGTTCTGATCTGTGTCGAATCATACTCTTCTTTGGTCTTAGCATTGTAAGAGGAG ATGGGAAATGGTGTTACATAGTATTGTGGGTGGTTGGGAAAGAGAATACAAGATGGAGTTTGTTGAAGAAGAGGCTAATTGGGGCATGCCCTTCTTGTTCCTCAGCTTCTGGAATCTCTTATTACTCTTCTGATTTCCATCCACCTAAGCCTCCTCATGTCTTTCTTCTCAAGTTTAATTGCTATGATCGCAAAGGCCTTTTACATG ATGTTACAGAGGCTCTATGTGAACTAGAGCTTGTCATAAAGAAAGTGAAGGTATCTACTACACCTGATGGCAAAGTCATGGATCTCTTTTTCATCACAGACACAAG agAACTTATGCATActgaaaagagaaaggaagataCCAAAGAATATTTAAGAGGAGCATTGAAGGATGCCATCATTGATATAGACATTGAATTGGTAGGGCCGGCGGCGGATATTTGCTCGCCGGCATCATCGTTTCTTCTGGCGGCAATCACCGATGAAGAAACGATTGGAAACAGAACGCTAATACGGTCGGATGAAGTGACTATTACTATGGACAACACTCTTAGTCCTGCTCATACCCTTGTTCAAATCATGTGCCAAAATCACAAAGGTCTTATCTATGATATCATGAGAACTCTTAAGGACTACAACATTCAAATTTGTTATGGTAGATTCTATGTTAAAGAGAGAGGAAAATGTGACATTGAtttgttcatcatcacaaaaggagATGGGAAGAAGATTGTAGATCCGAAGAAGCAGCATTCTTTGTCGTCCCGGCTTAGGACGGAGCTACTCCATCCGGTCAGAGTAGGCGTCCATAGCCGGGGACCCGACACTGAGCTTCTCGTTGCCAATCCTGTCGAGTTGTCCGGCAAGGGACGTCCTCTCGTCTTCTACGACATTACTCTTGCTCTCAAAATGCTTCAAACTTGCATTTTTTCG GCTGAAATCGGAAGACATGTGATCGGAGACAGggaatgggaggtatacagaatCTTACTTGATGAAGGAGGAGAAGGGTTATCTCTTCCGAGGAACAAGATTGAAGAAGGAGTTTGGAAAATGCTGATGGGTTGGGAGTGA